Proteins co-encoded in one Cardiocondyla obscurior isolate alpha-2009 linkage group LG24, Cobs3.1, whole genome shotgun sequence genomic window:
- the LOC139111694 gene encoding uncharacterized protein — MDFLEKAWEKCIQGHATLLPLASDEERESNDYFAKDILSDYEEVFQSTMDYMADSLATLEKSVSLMQIGSPSASYVPQTSLALSFLPPIPLPPFSGKASKWESYWDTFRALIIDNKELTDFMRMHFLVSSLTGSARAAIDDIPVTAQNFVVAWTELTSWFENKRRMIETHIAELMNLPTVNRESAFELHALRDKAKRAVGALKRLDRSPEDIMNDICVYAVTTKLDPSTQRSWRLSRGAGTLIPTFSGLIQFLSFRAVALDDSPAPRIEQLGRNVKVSNASAVQSNEFASPCYDGSHSLAKCQTFVKKNPNQRIELVKQSKRCFNCLS, encoded by the coding sequence ATGGACTTCTTGGAGAAGGCCTGGGAGAAGTGCATTCAAGGACACGCCACACTGTTACCGCTTGCCTCTGATGAGGAACGAGAGTCTAACGACTACTTCGCCAAGGACATCCTGAGCGACTACGAGGAGGTCTTCCAGAGCACCATGGATTACATGGCTGACAGTCTCGCTACGTTGGAAAAATCCGTAAGCTTAATGCAAATCGGTAGCCCGTCGGCTTCGTACGTTCCACAGACGTCGTTGGCTCTATCATTCTTGCCTCCGATTCCGCTCCCTCCGTTCTCGGGCAAGGCGAGCAAATGGGAATCGTATTGGGATACTTTCCGCGCTCTCATTATAGATAATAAAGAATTGACCGATTTCATGCGTATGCATTTCTTGGTTTCGAGTCTAACCGGTTCGGCTCGCGCTGCGATTGACGACATACCGGTCACCGCGCAAAATTTTGTCGTGGCATGGACAGAGCTCACCTCGTGGTTCGAAAACAAACGCCGAATGATCGAGACGCATATCGCGGAATTAATGAATCTTCCGACGGTAAACCGAGAATCCGCTTTTGAATTACATGCCCTCCGGGACAAGGCGAAACGTGCAGTGGGCGCGCTCAAACGTCTCGACCGTTCCCCTGAGGATATTATGAATGATATTTGTGTATACGCGGTGACGACAAAATTAGATCCATCGACACAACGATCGTGGAGATTAAGCCGCGGCGCCGGCACTCTTATACCGACGTTTTCCGGCTTGATACAATTTCTATCTTTTAGAGCCGTCGCGTTAGACGATTCCCCGGCTCCCCGCATAGAACAACTAGGTCGAAATGTTAAAGTGAGCAACGCTTCCGCGGTGCAGTCAAACGAGTTCGCGAGTCCATGCTACGATGGATCGCATTCGCTTGCGAAATGTCAAACCTTTGTAAAGAAGAACCCGAATCAAAGAATCGAGCTTGTCAAGCAGTCTAAACGCTGCTTTAATTGTTTAAGCTGA